The following proteins are co-located in the Deltaproteobacteria bacterium HGW-Deltaproteobacteria-2 genome:
- a CDS encoding glycosyltransferase, giving the protein MDKLYIVMPAYNEENVIVNVVDEWHKVIEKIGHDSKLVIFNDGSKDNTLSVLENIRSKYPDLVVISKENTGHGPTCIFAYKYAIAENADWIFQTDSDGQTRSSDFWHFWKKRNSYDFIIGYRVKRGDGLARRFISQTLKVVILIIFKIFVKDANTPFRLMKVECLRKYIPAIPRDFFLPNTLLSVMITKNKENFFWQEITFAPRTSGISTISLAKIGKLGTTLIKQLYKLRNVKT; this is encoded by the coding sequence ATGGATAAACTTTACATTGTTATGCCGGCCTATAACGAAGAGAACGTGATAGTCAATGTCGTGGATGAATGGCACAAAGTTATTGAAAAAATCGGGCATGATAGCAAACTGGTAATATTTAATGATGGAAGCAAAGATAATACATTAAGCGTTTTAGAAAACATCCGGAGTAAATATCCAGATCTGGTAGTGATTAGCAAAGAAAATACGGGACACGGGCCAACATGCATCTTTGCTTATAAATATGCCATTGCCGAAAATGCGGATTGGATTTTTCAAACAGATTCCGATGGCCAAACAAGATCAAGCGATTTTTGGCATTTTTGGAAAAAACGGAATAGCTATGATTTTATTATTGGCTATCGCGTGAAACGCGGCGACGGATTGGCTCGACGGTTTATCTCGCAAACGCTTAAAGTAGTAATACTCATAATATTTAAGATTTTTGTGAAAGACGCCAACACACCTTTCCGTTTGATGAAAGTTGAATGTTTACGTAAATACATACCGGCAATCCCCCGTGATTTTTTTCTTCCCAACACATTATTGTCGGTGATGATTACGAAAAATAAGGAAAATTTTTTCTGGCAAGAAATTACTTTTGCTCCGCGAACTTCCGGCATTTCAACTATTTCTTTGGCGAAAATCGGCAAACTGGGAACAACGCTGATAAAGCAATTATATAAATTGAGAAATGTAAAAACCTGA